In one window of Nocardia brasiliensis DNA:
- a CDS encoding methyltransferase, which produces MSTEITTRGQAQQQLLGLLAGKMVSATICTLARIGLADHLTEGPRSVPELATATGTDPGMLYRFLRTAAGVGLFREHADRTFGLTETGSLLRSDVDGSLRYLAYLYGEESVWNCFAYAADTLRTGKPAGPALRGGRGWFEYMADSPEYAEVFHRAMTGVSNRAPEVAASYDFGRYRTVADIGGGQGRLLSAILAANPHQRGILFDTETAIAGADPVLSDFGVRDRVDCVVGDFFDSVPAGADAYLLKAILHDWNDADSIRILRNIREVSTPDTRVHVIEAVVPGAGEWHFSKAMDIAMAVSLGGKERELDEWRELFAQADFELVDTVRTAPPHWLLEARPIPRTPR; this is translated from the coding sequence ATGTCGACCGAGATCACCACGCGTGGGCAGGCGCAGCAGCAGCTGCTCGGATTGCTGGCCGGGAAGATGGTCTCCGCGACCATCTGCACGCTGGCACGGATCGGCCTGGCCGATCACCTCACCGAGGGCCCGCGATCGGTGCCCGAGCTGGCCACGGCCACCGGCACCGACCCCGGCATGCTCTACCGCTTCCTGCGCACCGCCGCGGGCGTCGGCCTGTTCCGCGAGCACGCGGACCGCACGTTCGGACTCACCGAAACCGGCTCGCTGCTGCGCTCGGACGTGGACGGTTCGCTGCGCTACCTGGCCTACCTCTACGGCGAGGAGAGCGTCTGGAACTGCTTCGCCTACGCCGCCGACACACTGCGCACCGGCAAACCGGCGGGCCCGGCATTGCGCGGCGGGCGCGGCTGGTTCGAGTACATGGCCGACAGCCCCGAATACGCGGAGGTCTTCCATCGCGCGATGACCGGGGTGAGCAACCGGGCGCCGGAGGTGGCCGCGAGCTACGACTTCGGCAGGTATCGCACGGTCGCCGACATCGGCGGCGGACAGGGCAGGCTGCTCTCGGCCATTCTCGCCGCCAACCCGCACCAGCGCGGCATACTCTTCGACACCGAAACCGCCATCGCCGGAGCGGATCCCGTGCTCAGCGACTTCGGGGTGCGCGATCGGGTCGACTGCGTCGTCGGCGACTTCTTCGACAGCGTGCCCGCCGGGGCGGACGCCTACCTGCTCAAGGCGATCCTGCACGACTGGAACGACGCCGACTCGATTCGTATTCTGCGCAATATCCGCGAGGTCAGCACCCCCGACACCCGGGTTCACGTGATCGAGGCCGTGGTGCCGGGCGCGGGCGAATGGCACTTCAGCAAGGCGATGGACATCGCCATGGCGGTGAGCCTCGGCGGCAAAGAGCGCGAGCTCGACGAATGGCGAGAACTGTTCGCGCAGGCCGACTTCGAGCTAGTCGACACGGTGCGCACCGCGCCGCCGCA
- a CDS encoding TcmI family type II polyketide cyclase, giving the protein MSELSLIVARMRPGDSEQVAELFARSDQTELPALVGVRRRTLFTFHDLYFHLIEADAAVAERVAEVRSHPLFQEINEGLSPFIEPYSPSWRSPADAMARPFYQWTRP; this is encoded by the coding sequence ATGTCGGAGCTCAGTCTGATCGTGGCGCGGATGCGACCGGGGGACAGCGAGCAGGTCGCCGAGTTGTTCGCCCGCTCGGACCAGACCGAACTCCCCGCCCTGGTCGGCGTGCGCAGGCGCACCCTGTTCACCTTCCACGACCTGTATTTCCATCTGATCGAGGCGGACGCGGCGGTGGCCGAGCGGGTCGCCGAGGTGCGCTCGCACCCGTTGTTCCAGGAGATCAACGAGGGGCTCTCGCCGTTCATCGAGCCCTATTCGCCGAGTTGGCGCAGCCCGGCCGACGCGATGGCGCGCCCGTTCTATCAGTGGACGCGGCCATGA
- a CDS encoding cupin domain-containing protein: MTRVVAAADVAPNARRGGELRVLLSPRTVEATSGFLGVLRLAPGEFVSEHYHPYSEEFLYVVAGSLTVLLDGAPVEVAQGSAVFVPIGVRHRVQNDGAEPAEAVFQLAPLAPEPALGHVDTEPLPDPDAAQPKVSG; the protein is encoded by the coding sequence ATGACGCGGGTGGTGGCGGCGGCCGACGTCGCGCCCAACGCCAGGCGCGGGGGCGAATTGCGGGTGCTGCTCAGCCCGCGCACGGTCGAGGCGACCTCCGGTTTCCTCGGGGTACTGCGGCTCGCGCCGGGTGAATTCGTCAGCGAGCATTACCACCCGTATTCCGAGGAGTTCCTCTATGTCGTCGCGGGCTCGCTGACCGTGCTGCTCGACGGTGCGCCGGTCGAGGTCGCCCAGGGCAGTGCGGTTTTCGTCCCGATCGGGGTGCGTCATCGGGTGCAGAACGACGGCGCGGAGCCGGCCGAGGCCGTCTTCCAGCTGGCACCGCTCGCGCCCGAACCCGCACTCGGCCATGTCGACACCGAGCCGCTGCCCGATCCGGACGCCGCGCAGCCGAAAGTGTCCGGCTGA
- a CDS encoding beta-ketoacyl-[acyl-carrier-protein] synthase family protein, whose translation MDERTPVITGLGVVAPGGIGSKDFWQLLVDGRTATRPITLFDASAFRSRIAAEVDFDPAAHGIDRCRAAELDRMTQFALVSAAEAIEDSGLDLAGCAADTAVVIGSAVGATTSLEREFVGISGSGTSWLVDPTALSSHGYSYLVPSATVAEVARAVGAGGPSALISTGCTAGIDAVAHAAELIREGSAEVAVVGATEAPISPISSASFDAILATTADDADPAGASRPFDRRRSGFVLAEGAAMFVLETAARARRRGADIYCALPGEGRRANAFHMTGLRPDGLELADAIRAALDDARLDPTAIDYVSAHGSGTQQNDRHETMALKRALGPHAYRVPVSSIKSMVGHSLGAIGSIEIAACALALRHQVVPPTANLAEPDPYCDLDYVPRIARDVRLRSVLTVGSGFGGFQSAMVLSDVGALA comes from the coding sequence ATGGACGAGCGCACGCCGGTGATCACCGGACTCGGGGTGGTGGCACCCGGTGGCATCGGCAGCAAAGACTTCTGGCAGCTGCTGGTCGACGGGCGCACCGCGACCCGGCCGATCACGCTGTTCGACGCCTCGGCGTTCCGTTCGCGCATCGCGGCCGAGGTCGATTTCGATCCCGCCGCACACGGTATCGACCGGTGCCGCGCCGCCGAACTGGACCGGATGACCCAGTTCGCGCTGGTCAGCGCCGCGGAGGCGATCGAGGACAGCGGGCTCGACCTCGCCGGGTGCGCCGCCGACACCGCCGTGGTGATCGGCAGCGCGGTGGGCGCGACCACCAGCCTGGAACGCGAGTTCGTCGGGATCAGCGGGTCCGGGACGAGCTGGCTGGTCGACCCGACGGCCCTGTCCTCCCACGGCTACTCCTATCTGGTGCCCTCGGCGACGGTCGCCGAGGTCGCCCGCGCGGTCGGCGCGGGCGGACCGAGCGCGCTGATCTCGACCGGCTGCACCGCGGGCATCGACGCGGTCGCCCATGCGGCCGAACTGATCAGGGAGGGCTCGGCCGAGGTGGCGGTGGTCGGTGCGACCGAGGCCCCGATCTCGCCGATCTCCTCGGCCTCCTTCGATGCCATCCTGGCCACCACCGCCGACGATGCCGATCCGGCAGGCGCCTCGCGCCCGTTCGACCGGCGGCGCAGCGGCTTCGTGCTCGCCGAGGGCGCGGCGATGTTCGTGCTGGAGACCGCGGCACGGGCCAGGCGGCGCGGGGCCGACATCTACTGCGCGCTGCCCGGAGAAGGACGGCGCGCCAACGCTTTTCATATGACCGGGTTGCGTCCCGACGGGCTGGAGTTGGCCGACGCGATCCGCGCGGCGCTCGACGATGCCCGGCTGGACCCGACCGCCATCGACTATGTGAGCGCGCACGGTTCGGGCACCCAGCAGAACGATCGGCACGAGACCATGGCGCTCAAACGCGCGCTCGGCCCGCACGCGTACCGGGTGCCGGTCAGCTCGATCAAATCCATGGTCGGGCATTCGCTCGGCGCCATCGGTTCGATCGAGATCGCCGCGTGCGCTTTGGCTTTGCGGCATCAGGTGGTGCCGCCGACGGCGAATCTGGCCGAACCGGACCCGTACTGCGACCTGGACTACGTGCCGCGCATCGCCCGCGACGTGCGATTGCGCTCGGTGCTGACCGTCGGCAGCGGGTTCGGCGGCTTCCAGTCCGCGATGGTGCTCTCGGATGTGGGGGCGCTGGCATGA
- a CDS encoding beta-ketoacyl synthase N-terminal-like domain-containing protein — MSVELACARPRTADAVVTGIGVIAPTGIGADAHWRSCLSGTSGVRISEQYRDAGYASVLHAPVAEFVAKEHIPRRLSVQTDRWAGFGLAATAAAVADAGLDPAATAGASVGVVTGSSSGGNEFGQREIARLWSGGPAEVSAYQSIAWFYAAATGQISIRNGAKGPCSVVVTEQAAGLDALGQARRELRRGTGLMLAGGTEAPLSPYAYSCQISSGLLSTATDPARGYLPFDAAAAGYVPGEGGAMFTVETAAAAAARGVAGYGRIAGYAAAFDAAPATGTGLRRVLLRALADAGCAPGEVDVVFADAMAVPALDAAEAAVLASVFGPRAVPVTAPKVLTGRLYAGGSALDVATALLALRHQTIPPTPAVLASAHAELDLVVDGPRSRPLRHAVVLARGHGGFAAALVLAGPS, encoded by the coding sequence ATGAGTGTCGAACTGGCCTGCGCGCGCCCGCGCACCGCCGACGCGGTGGTGACCGGGATCGGCGTCATCGCGCCGACCGGAATCGGCGCGGACGCGCACTGGCGCTCCTGTCTCTCGGGCACCAGCGGGGTCCGGATCAGCGAACAGTATCGCGACGCGGGTTACGCCAGCGTGCTGCATGCGCCGGTAGCGGAATTCGTTGCCAAAGAACATATTCCGCGCCGCCTGTCGGTGCAGACCGACCGTTGGGCCGGCTTCGGGCTCGCCGCCACCGCCGCGGCGGTCGCGGACGCCGGGCTCGACCCGGCCGCGACGGCCGGTGCGTCGGTCGGTGTCGTCACCGGAAGTTCCTCCGGCGGCAACGAATTCGGTCAGCGCGAGATCGCGCGCCTGTGGTCGGGTGGGCCCGCCGAGGTCAGCGCTTATCAGTCGATCGCCTGGTTCTACGCGGCCGCCACCGGCCAGATCTCGATCCGCAACGGCGCCAAGGGACCGTGTTCGGTCGTGGTGACCGAGCAGGCGGCCGGGCTGGACGCACTCGGCCAGGCCCGGCGGGAACTGCGGCGCGGCACCGGGTTGATGCTGGCGGGCGGTACCGAGGCGCCATTGTCGCCGTACGCCTATTCCTGCCAGATCTCTAGCGGATTGCTCAGCACGGCAACCGATCCCGCACGCGGCTACCTGCCCTTCGACGCGGCGGCCGCCGGCTACGTCCCCGGTGAGGGCGGCGCGATGTTCACCGTCGAGACCGCCGCCGCGGCGGCGGCGCGTGGCGTGGCGGGGTACGGCCGCATCGCCGGATACGCCGCAGCCTTCGATGCCGCACCCGCCACCGGCACCGGGCTGCGCCGAGTGCTGTTGCGCGCCTTGGCCGATGCCGGATGCGCGCCGGGCGAGGTGGACGTGGTGTTCGCCGACGCGATGGCGGTGCCCGCGTTGGACGCGGCCGAGGCCGCGGTGCTCGCCTCGGTGTTCGGCCCGCGCGCGGTGCCGGTGACCGCGCCCAAGGTCCTGACCGGGCGGCTGTACGCGGGCGGCTCGGCGCTCGACGTGGCGACCGCGCTGCTCGCGCTGCGGCACCAGACGATCCCGCCCACACCGGCGGTGCTCGCCTCGGCGCACGCCGAACTGGACCTGGTGGTGGACGGCCCGCGGTCGCGTCCGCTCCGGCACGCCGTGGTGCTCGCCCGCGGCCACGGCGGCTTCGCCGCCGCACTGGTGCTGGCAGGACCGTCATGA
- a CDS encoding acyl carrier protein, with amino-acid sequence MAEFTIDDLRPILVQAFGELDEEFDTTGDIADIEFEELGLDSLALIETQALIRRRFGVRLEDGQVIGTSTPAELVAAVNAQLAAELVPVRPQ; translated from the coding sequence ATGGCAGAGTTCACGATCGACGACCTGAGGCCGATTCTGGTCCAGGCCTTCGGCGAACTGGACGAGGAGTTCGACACCACCGGTGACATCGCCGACATCGAATTCGAGGAGCTCGGGCTGGATTCGCTGGCGCTGATCGAGACCCAGGCACTGATCCGGCGGCGCTTCGGCGTGCGACTCGAGGACGGCCAGGTCATCGGCACCAGCACGCCCGCCGAGCTGGTCGCCGCGGTGAACGCCCAGCTCGCCGCCGAACTCGTGCCGGTGCGGCCGCAATGA
- a CDS encoding SRPBCC family protein gives MSAGGEIGAVFPDAATGGLVTENAVVINAPLEQVWAETNDVSAWPALFSEYAAVEILEQRPDYVRFRLTMHPDPNGKTWSWVSERLLDADGGVVHARRVETGPFEFMYLRWEYIPDADGVRMRWSQRFRLKPTAPISDEQMAERINANSPREMRRIKQILEARHGAGGAG, from the coding sequence ATGAGCGCCGGCGGCGAGATCGGCGCGGTCTTCCCGGACGCGGCCACCGGCGGGCTGGTCACCGAGAACGCGGTGGTGATCAACGCACCGCTGGAACAGGTTTGGGCCGAGACCAACGACGTCTCCGCGTGGCCCGCACTGTTCAGCGAGTACGCGGCGGTCGAAATACTGGAACAGCGACCGGATTACGTGCGCTTCCGGTTGACCATGCACCCCGATCCGAACGGCAAGACCTGGAGTTGGGTCTCCGAACGGCTGCTCGACGCCGACGGCGGGGTGGTGCACGCCAGGCGGGTGGAGACCGGGCCGTTCGAATTCATGTATCTGCGTTGGGAATACATCCCCGACGCCGATGGCGTGCGGATGCGCTGGAGCCAGCGTTTCCGGTTGAAGCCCACCGCGCCGATCAGCGACGAGCAGATGGCCGAACGGATCAACGCGAACTCACCGCGGGAGATGCGCCGGATCAAACAGATCCTGGAGGCACGCCACGGCGCGGGCGGCGCGGGCTGA
- a CDS encoding DUF1772 domain-containing protein: MSASTGPAGALLLAAGLAANGLATGIMLATVIGVAPYQGVQSYREYVSGVRFLWPRFDPAMPLLNITALLAYLVHAVLLDDSASARVGFAASSALLLCTVGISVTKNLPVNRYVASLDPAHQPVDWAERDPRRRWRRWNVLRTGSALTAFVVAVLTTALAG, from the coding sequence ATGTCCGCGTCAACGGGTCCGGCGGGCGCGCTGCTGCTTGCCGCGGGGCTCGCCGCCAACGGCCTGGCCACCGGCATCATGCTGGCCACGGTGATCGGTGTCGCGCCCTATCAGGGCGTGCAGTCCTACCGCGAGTACGTCAGCGGGGTGCGTTTCCTGTGGCCGCGGTTCGACCCCGCCATGCCGCTGCTGAACATCACCGCGTTGCTGGCATATCTGGTGCACGCGGTGCTGCTGGACGATTCCGCCTCGGCCCGTGTCGGTTTCGCGGCATCGTCGGCGCTGCTGCTGTGCACCGTCGGCATCTCCGTGACGAAGAACCTGCCGGTGAATCGCTATGTGGCGAGCCTGGATCCGGCACATCAACCCGTGGACTGGGCCGAGCGCGACCCGCGCAGGCGGTGGCGGCGCTGGAATGTGCTGCGCACCGGGTCGGCCCTGACCGCTTTCGTCGTCGCGGTGCTGACCACCGCGCTTGCCGGGTGA
- a CDS encoding SDR family NAD(P)-dependent oxidoreductase, producing MGQALANKTALVTGGVRGIGASITRTLAEAGAQVIACYHTPGEHVEVLAKELAALGGDHHLVLADVTDPDQVVALAQTCRERYGRLDVVVNNAGAISHVPFAELPLAEWHRVIDTGLTAAFHVTQQVLPLLDRGASVINIGSRVATVGIPLRAHYTAAKAGLIGLTRSLAKELGPQGIRVNVVAPGVTATEVELPAEVTARYEGMTALRRLGSTDDIAAVVAFLAADGAAYVTGETIHVDGGI from the coding sequence ATGGGGCAAGCACTGGCGAACAAGACCGCGCTGGTGACCGGCGGTGTGCGCGGCATCGGCGCGTCCATCACCAGGACCTTGGCCGAGGCCGGGGCCCAGGTGATCGCCTGCTATCACACGCCGGGCGAGCACGTCGAGGTGCTGGCGAAGGAACTCGCCGCGCTCGGCGGCGACCATCACCTGGTGCTCGCCGATGTCACCGACCCCGATCAGGTGGTCGCGCTGGCGCAGACCTGCCGGGAGCGCTACGGCAGGCTCGATGTGGTGGTCAACAACGCGGGGGCGATCAGCCATGTGCCGTTCGCGGAATTGCCACTTGCGGAATGGCATCGGGTCATCGACACCGGCTTGACCGCCGCGTTCCACGTCACCCAGCAGGTGCTGCCGCTGCTGGATCGCGGTGCGTCGGTGATCAACATCGGGTCCAGGGTCGCCACCGTCGGCATTCCGCTGCGCGCGCACTACACCGCGGCCAAGGCCGGGCTGATCGGGTTGACCCGGTCGCTGGCGAAAGAGCTGGGACCGCAGGGCATTCGGGTGAACGTGGTGGCGCCCGGCGTCACCGCCACCGAAGTGGAGCTGCCCGCCGAGGTCACCGCGCGCTACGAGGGGATGACCGCGCTGCGCCGGCTCGGCAGCACCGACGACATCGCGGCCGTCGTCGCCTTTCTCGCGGCCGACGGGGCCGCCTATGTCACGGGCGAGACCATTCACGTCGACGGAGGTATCTGA
- a CDS encoding antibiotic biosynthesis monooxygenase family protein — MTDTIAGTAFRVMLRMEVIPGQEAAFEQAWLDGASIITDQPANLGQWLSRSTEEEAVYYIVSDWVDEESFRDYERSEQHLHHRARLHPYRSKGSMAVATVLHALTGAASARQGTAP; from the coding sequence ATGACCGACACGATCGCGGGCACGGCGTTCCGGGTGATGCTGCGCATGGAGGTGATCCCCGGGCAGGAGGCCGCTTTCGAGCAGGCATGGCTCGACGGCGCCTCGATCATCACCGACCAGCCTGCCAACCTGGGCCAGTGGCTGTCCCGCAGCACCGAGGAGGAGGCGGTGTACTACATCGTCAGCGACTGGGTGGACGAGGAGTCGTTCCGGGACTACGAGCGCAGCGAGCAGCACCTGCACCACCGCGCCCGCCTGCACCCTTATCGCAGCAAGGGTTCCATGGCGGTGGCCACCGTGCTGCACGCGCTGACCGGCGCCGCGTCCGCGCGGCAGGGGACCGCGCCGTGA
- a CDS encoding antibiotic biosynthesis monooxygenase family protein, whose product MTGHVRVLVYLTITEADAAAVTDAYHRISTELAGTPGLLGNELLRGAGDSGAVLSEWESFAAFRAWEQGMSHRGATSPLRPYQDASRGKVFEVFEVAAAHSALGSE is encoded by the coding sequence GTGACCGGACACGTTCGAGTCCTGGTGTACCTCACCATCACCGAGGCCGACGCCGCGGCGGTCACCGACGCCTACCACCGGATCAGCACCGAATTGGCGGGCACGCCCGGCCTGCTCGGCAACGAGCTGCTGCGCGGTGCGGGTGACAGTGGCGCGGTGCTGAGCGAGTGGGAGTCGTTCGCGGCTTTCCGTGCCTGGGAGCAGGGGATGTCGCATCGCGGCGCAACCTCGCCGCTGCGGCCGTACCAGGATGCCTCGCGCGGCAAGGTGTTCGAGGTGTTCGAGGTGGCCGCCGCGCACAGCGCACTGGGATCGGAGTAG
- a CDS encoding PEP/pyruvate-binding domain-containing protein yields the protein MTHVIAFTQLDLDDSERVGRKAAVLARLRRSGYPVPDGFAIDWQAAAAGESAASMPGFVAEVASALAELDANGVGVAVRSSGIEEDLAGKSFAGQYESVLGVKGIDAVLAAVDTCWRSARAQRVAVYRGSAEAEETAAPRMGVLVQRMVDARAAGAAFSVNPVTGDPEEAVVSAVSGLAEQLMDGSAVADEWAVRAGEAALRSGTGAAGLTPGEAAEIAELAARVAAEFEAPQDIEWAIDEDGLWLVQARPITTLAATVAPVPIPVVVPAGFSVRDARVTAPWTPVQESIFLPVFAAAAPGVFAFTTGNQLSVHAIGGWIYTTTAPDTMPALIERLERIAGELADDAPQRLVAQWHATLRREFTERIVALRAVSFTLPELDDAAFRAHFTELLELFTELHMAYFRLTGAGVCLNGQLGVLAAELLGWSAADTLALRGGLTGAHMAAAEGLGALARLAAAKPQVRTALTAGTREVAGRLSEIDEEFAAAFADYVRAHGHRTLGFDLSEPTFAEQPEILLNLVLAQIDAPFDLDRERAALRARIDGVLTRARAGLADKTAEQRAQFDRAVAAADEVAPVRDEKVYLAVSAWALVRYAVLDLGRRLVARTVIDRIEDVFYLDHRAALAALTDTEDRTAAVRDGRGRQLWAATHPGPEHYGTPPQPLTLEPGMTPPSAAAARVMDIATWSMSLFGAQRGEASADDSTLVGVAAAAGRYRGPARIVLGAGDFGKIRAGDVLVCPETTAQWSVVFPSLGALIADNGSLLSHPAIIAREYGIPAVVAAAGATERLRDGQLVEVDGTTGAVRVLDAEGGAGR from the coding sequence GTGACCCACGTCATCGCGTTCACACAGCTGGATCTCGACGACAGCGAACGGGTCGGCCGGAAAGCCGCGGTGCTGGCCCGATTACGGCGCAGTGGGTACCCGGTGCCGGACGGCTTCGCGATCGACTGGCAGGCGGCCGCGGCGGGGGAGAGCGCCGCGTCGATGCCGGGGTTCGTCGCGGAGGTCGCGAGCGCGCTGGCCGAACTGGACGCGAACGGGGTCGGCGTCGCCGTGCGCTCCTCCGGCATCGAGGAGGATCTGGCCGGGAAATCGTTTGCGGGCCAGTACGAATCCGTCCTCGGCGTGAAGGGGATCGACGCCGTGCTCGCCGCGGTGGACACCTGTTGGCGCTCGGCACGCGCGCAACGGGTCGCCGTCTATCGCGGGTCGGCCGAGGCCGAGGAGACGGCGGCGCCGCGGATGGGCGTACTGGTGCAGCGCATGGTCGACGCGCGGGCGGCGGGCGCGGCGTTCAGCGTCAACCCGGTGACAGGCGATCCCGAGGAAGCCGTGGTCAGTGCGGTATCCGGGCTCGCCGAGCAGTTGATGGACGGTTCGGCCGTCGCCGACGAATGGGCCGTGCGCGCCGGCGAGGCCGCGTTGCGTTCCGGCACCGGCGCGGCCGGGCTGACCCCAGGCGAGGCCGCCGAGATCGCCGAGCTGGCGGCCAGGGTGGCGGCCGAATTCGAGGCGCCCCAGGACATCGAGTGGGCCATCGACGAGGACGGCCTGTGGCTGGTGCAGGCCCGGCCGATCACCACCCTGGCCGCGACGGTCGCACCGGTACCGATTCCGGTGGTGGTGCCTGCGGGGTTCTCGGTGCGTGACGCGCGGGTCACCGCGCCGTGGACGCCGGTGCAGGAGTCCATCTTCCTGCCGGTGTTCGCCGCCGCCGCACCCGGAGTGTTCGCCTTCACCACCGGAAACCAGTTGTCGGTACACGCGATCGGCGGCTGGATCTACACCACGACCGCGCCGGACACCATGCCCGCGTTGATCGAGCGACTGGAGCGCATCGCGGGCGAACTCGCCGACGATGCGCCGCAGCGGCTTGTCGCGCAGTGGCATGCGACGCTACGGCGCGAGTTCACCGAGCGCATCGTGGCGCTGCGCGCGGTCTCGTTCACCCTGCCCGAGCTCGACGACGCCGCCTTCCGCGCGCATTTCACCGAACTGCTCGAGCTGTTCACCGAACTGCACATGGCCTATTTCCGGCTCACCGGTGCCGGTGTGTGTCTCAACGGGCAGCTCGGTGTGCTCGCCGCGGAACTGCTCGGCTGGTCGGCCGCCGACACGCTCGCCCTGCGTGGCGGTTTGACCGGGGCGCACATGGCCGCGGCCGAGGGGCTGGGCGCGCTCGCCCGGCTCGCCGCCGCGAAACCCCAGGTGCGCACGGCGCTTACGGCGGGCACCCGGGAGGTAGCAGGCAGGCTGTCGGAGATCGACGAGGAGTTCGCCGCGGCCTTCGCCGACTACGTCCGTGCACACGGACATCGCACCCTCGGATTCGATCTGAGCGAGCCCACATTCGCCGAACAGCCCGAGATTCTGCTGAATCTGGTGCTCGCCCAGATCGATGCGCCGTTCGACCTCGACCGCGAACGTGCGGCGTTGCGGGCGCGCATCGATGGCGTGCTGACGCGGGCACGAGCCGGCCTCGCCGACAAAACGGCCGAGCAGCGCGCGCAGTTCGACCGGGCCGTGGCGGCGGCCGACGAGGTGGCCCCGGTGCGCGACGAGAAGGTCTATCTCGCCGTGTCCGCGTGGGCGCTGGTCCGCTACGCCGTGCTGGATCTGGGCCGAAGGTTGGTCGCGCGCACCGTGATCGATCGCATCGAGGACGTTTTCTATCTGGATCACCGTGCCGCACTGGCCGCCCTCACCGATACCGAGGATCGCACGGCCGCCGTGCGGGACGGGCGGGGCAGGCAGCTGTGGGCGGCCACGCACCCTGGACCGGAACACTATGGGACACCGCCGCAACCGCTCACGCTGGAACCCGGAATGACTCCGCCCTCGGCGGCCGCGGCGCGCGTGATGGACATCGCCACCTGGTCGATGAGCCTGTTCGGTGCGCAACGGGGCGAGGCGAGCGCCGATGACAGCACGCTCGTCGGCGTTGCCGCCGCGGCGGGCCGATATCGCGGTCCGGCTCGAATAGTGCTCGGCGCCGGTGACTTCGGCAAGATCCGGGCGGGCGATGTGCTGGTGTGCCCGGAGACCACCGCGCAGTGGTCGGTGGTGTTCCCGAGCCTCGGCGCGTTGATCGCAGACAACGGCAGCCTGCTGTCCCACCCCGCGATCATCGCGCGCGAGTACGGTATTCCGGCCGTCGTCGCGGCCGCGGGTGCGACCGAACGGCTGCGCGACGGGCAACTGGTCGAGGTGGACGGCACCACCGGCGCGGTGCGGGTGCTCGACGCCGAGGGCGGAGCCGGGCGATGA
- a CDS encoding amidohydrolase family protein — MTPGRIDVHHHAIVPRVAALMRRMGAPFKIPWTLEQTFEVLDEQRIDYAVISNPIPVEYLPDAATARFYCREANEAVVEFAAAHPGRFGLLAALPIPHIDAALAEIEHAHDTLGADGFVLIPHSGSHYLGDALFEPVLAELDRRAATVLVHPMMPPDSAGSSVPAVLADFLLDTTRGAIGLVLSDALDRYPNISFVLAHAGGFLPYAAFRVEALAHGFFGADPVRIREQLGRFYYDTALAGPSGLPGLFATVAPERILFGTDWCAAPRAAVTAAGRALEEQYARTPGAAEAGARTARRLFAGWAAATAPSPDPVMSEQWRGP; from the coding sequence ATGACGCCGGGCCGCATCGACGTGCACCACCACGCCATCGTGCCGCGCGTCGCCGCGCTGATGCGGCGAATGGGCGCGCCGTTCAAGATCCCGTGGACGCTCGAGCAGACCTTCGAGGTGCTCGACGAACAGCGCATCGACTACGCCGTGATCTCCAATCCCATTCCGGTCGAATACCTTCCGGACGCGGCCACCGCGAGGTTCTATTGCCGGGAAGCCAACGAGGCCGTCGTGGAGTTCGCCGCCGCGCACCCCGGTCGCTTCGGTCTGCTCGCCGCGCTGCCGATTCCGCATATCGACGCCGCACTGGCCGAGATCGAGCACGCGCACGACACCTTGGGCGCGGACGGCTTCGTGCTGATCCCGCACTCGGGCTCGCACTATCTCGGTGACGCGCTGTTCGAGCCGGTGCTCGCCGAACTCGACCGCCGCGCTGCGACGGTTCTGGTGCACCCGATGATGCCGCCGGACTCGGCGGGTTCCTCGGTGCCCGCCGTGCTCGCCGACTTCCTGCTCGACACCACGCGCGGCGCGATCGGGCTGGTGCTCTCGGACGCGCTGGATCGCTATCCGAACATCTCGTTCGTGCTCGCGCACGCCGGCGGCTTCCTGCCGTACGCGGCATTCCGGGTGGAAGCGTTGGCGCACGGCTTCTTCGGCGCGGACCCGGTCCGGATCCGCGAACAGCTCGGGCGCTTCTACTACGACACCGCGCTGGCCGGTCCGTCGGGCCTGCCCGGCCTGTTCGCCACCGTCGCGCCGGAACGGATCCTGTTCGGCACCGACTGGTGCGCGGCGCCCCGTGCCGCCGTCACCGCCGCGGGCCGCGCCCTCGAAGAGCAGTACGCGCGAACGCCCGGCGCGGCCGAAGCCGGGGCGCGGACCGCCCGGCGGCTGTTCGCCGGCTGGGCGGCCGCGACGGCTCCGAGTCCGGATCCAGTGATGTCCGAACAGTGGCGGGGACCGTAG